A stretch of the Sulfurimonas sp. HSL-1656 genome encodes the following:
- a CDS encoding MFS transporter, translating to MKHYIALLKNEPLLRRISFIQLIAYFGAWFSNVAIFTLLLGLGASPLVVATVAALHFLPGVLQAPFSGALIDKIAPKRLMLALLLIEIVTTLPLMLIDDAAHLWLLFVLVFVRMGASSFYFTLEMALLPRFLKASALKHANELHSIIWSVSYTVGMALSGIAVYYLGVKTAFLADAALFAVAFALLLPAVFPPHKARETDRYLALLSQSVGYLKRNPLTLHLIILHAFVGFTAFDGLVPLAAEAYYLPAVAAPLAIGLTHAFRALGLVGGPLLLGRWITIRRLPLLLLFQALSILIWAMALPHFYLALAASILVGLSTTTIWSFTYTLLQHHTEEAYYGRVIAYNDMIFLLTVSAVSFLIGVLVEWGMGLQGVMALLGLAFVVSALYFRWISRHYPLEDPGV from the coding sequence GTGAAACACTACATCGCCCTGTTGAAAAACGAACCGCTGCTGCGGCGCATCTCCTTTATCCAGCTCATCGCCTATTTCGGGGCCTGGTTCAGCAACGTTGCCATCTTTACCCTGCTGCTGGGGCTCGGCGCATCACCCCTCGTCGTCGCTACCGTCGCGGCGCTGCACTTTCTGCCCGGGGTCCTGCAGGCCCCCTTCTCCGGGGCGCTTATCGACAAGATCGCCCCGAAACGGCTGATGCTGGCCCTGCTGCTGATCGAGATCGTCACGACCCTGCCGCTGATGCTGATCGACGACGCCGCGCACCTCTGGCTGCTTTTCGTGCTGGTCTTCGTGCGCATGGGGGCTTCGAGCTTCTACTTTACCCTGGAGATGGCGCTGCTGCCGCGTTTTCTGAAGGCCTCGGCACTCAAGCACGCCAATGAACTGCACTCCATCATCTGGTCCGTCTCCTACACGGTCGGGATGGCCCTCAGCGGCATAGCCGTCTACTACCTCGGCGTCAAGACCGCCTTCCTTGCCGACGCCGCCCTCTTCGCCGTCGCGTTCGCGCTGCTGCTGCCCGCCGTTTTTCCCCCGCACAAAGCGCGCGAAACGGACCGCTATCTTGCGCTGCTCTCGCAGAGCGTCGGTTACCTCAAACGCAACCCCCTGACCCTGCATCTCATCATTCTGCATGCTTTTGTCGGCTTTACCGCCTTTGACGGCCTGGTCCCGCTCGCCGCGGAGGCCTATTACCTCCCGGCCGTCGCCGCACCGCTGGCCATCGGGCTTACCCACGCTTTCCGCGCCCTCGGACTGGTGGGCGGCCCGCTGCTGCTGGGGCGCTGGATCACCATCAGGAGGCTCCCGCTGCTGCTGCTGTTCCAGGCCCTCTCCATCCTTATTTGGGCAATGGCACTGCCCCACTTTTACCTGGCACTCGCCGCCTCGATCCTCGTCGGCCTCAGCACGACGACCATCTGGTCCTTTACCTATACCCTGCTGCAGCACCATACCGAAGAGGCCTACTACGGCCGTGTCATCGCCTATAACGACATGATCTTCCTGCTGACGGTTTCCGCGGTCTCTTTTCTGATCGGTGTCCTGGTGGAGTGGGGGATGGGGCTTCAGGGTGTCATGGCCCTGCTCGGACTTGCTTTTGTCGTTTCGGCGCTCTATTTCCGATGGATCAGCAGGCATTATCCGCTGGAAGATCCGGGCGTGTAA
- the dnaK gene encoding molecular chaperone DnaK, with amino-acid sequence MSKVIGIDLGTTNSAVAVYEGGEAKIIPNKEGKNTTPSVVAFTDKGEVLVGDPAKRQAITNPEKTIYSVKRIMGLMMNEEKAKEAHDKVTYKIVDKNGMAAVDVAGKVYTPQEISAKILAKLKEDAESYLGTPVTDAVITVPAYFNDAQRKATKEAGTIAGLNVLRIINEPTASALAYGLDKKGEENVLVYDLGGGTFDVTTLEIAEGTFEVLSTDGNAFLGGDDFDNRIVDFLAGEFKSENGIDLKADKMALQRLKDAAESAKKELSSASETEINLPFITADATGPKHLVVKLTRAKFEGMIDDLIKETMTHINVALKDADLDKGEIKEVIMVGGSIRVPLAQQKVSEYFGGKELNKSVNPDEVVALGAAIQGGVLRGDVKDVLLLDVTPLSLGIETLGGVATKIIEKGTTIPVKKSQVFSTAEDNQPAVSIHVVQGEREFAKDNKSLGMFELTDIPAAPRGVPQIEVTFDIDANGILTVSASDKGTGKRQEIKITGSSGLSEEEINKMVQDAESHKAEDEKRKELVDLRNQADAMIAQTEKAMKEAGENIDAGDKAAIESAISALKETLKDENATKEQIEEKLKTLTEASHKLAEQMYKQEQGGAAASEGAKKADDDVIDAEIE; translated from the coding sequence ATGAGTAAAGTAATCGGTATTGACCTTGGTACAACAAACTCCGCAGTAGCAGTCTATGAGGGCGGCGAAGCGAAAATCATCCCGAACAAAGAGGGTAAGAACACGACGCCTTCCGTCGTTGCCTTTACGGACAAGGGCGAAGTTCTCGTCGGTGACCCGGCAAAACGCCAGGCGATCACGAACCCGGAGAAGACGATCTACTCCGTCAAGCGTATCATGGGTCTCATGATGAACGAAGAGAAGGCCAAAGAGGCGCACGACAAAGTTACCTACAAGATCGTCGACAAAAACGGTATGGCTGCCGTTGACGTTGCCGGCAAAGTGTACACGCCGCAGGAGATCTCCGCGAAGATCCTGGCCAAACTGAAAGAGGATGCAGAGTCCTACCTCGGTACGCCGGTCACCGACGCGGTCATCACCGTTCCGGCCTACTTCAACGACGCCCAGCGTAAAGCGACGAAGGAAGCGGGAACGATCGCGGGCCTGAACGTCCTGCGTATCATCAACGAACCGACGGCGTCCGCGCTGGCATACGGTCTGGATAAAAAAGGCGAAGAGAACGTCCTCGTCTACGACCTCGGCGGCGGTACGTTCGACGTCACGACCCTCGAGATCGCGGAAGGGACCTTCGAGGTTCTCTCCACCGACGGTAACGCCTTCCTGGGCGGCGACGACTTCGACAACCGTATCGTCGACTTCCTTGCCGGTGAGTTCAAGTCCGAAAACGGCATCGACCTCAAAGCGGACAAGATGGCGCTTCAGCGCCTCAAAGACGCGGCGGAGTCTGCGAAGAAAGAGCTCTCTTCCGCTTCCGAGACGGAGATCAACCTGCCGTTCATCACGGCGGATGCAACAGGCCCGAAACACCTTGTCGTCAAGCTGACCCGTGCGAAGTTCGAAGGGATGATCGACGATCTCATCAAAGAGACGATGACGCACATCAACGTCGCGCTCAAAGATGCGGACCTCGACAAAGGCGAGATCAAAGAGGTCATCATGGTCGGCGGTTCCATCCGCGTCCCGCTGGCGCAGCAGAAGGTCTCCGAGTACTTCGGCGGCAAAGAGCTGAACAAATCGGTCAACCCGGACGAAGTCGTCGCCCTCGGTGCGGCGATCCAGGGCGGGGTCCTGCGCGGTGACGTCAAAGACGTCCTGCTGCTCGACGTCACGCCGCTCTCCCTCGGTATCGAGACCCTCGGCGGCGTCGCGACGAAGATCATCGAGAAGGGGACGACGATCCCTGTCAAGAAGTCCCAGGTCTTCTCCACGGCCGAAGACAACCAGCCGGCGGTCTCCATCCACGTCGTCCAGGGTGAGCGCGAGTTCGCGAAGGACAACAAGTCCCTCGGTATGTTCGAACTGACCGACATCCCGGCGGCTCCACGCGGCGTGCCGCAGATCGAAGTCACCTTCGATATCGACGCCAACGGTATCCTGACCGTTTCCGCGTCCGACAAAGGTACGGGCAAACGCCAGGAGATCAAGATCACCGGTTCGTCAGGACTCTCCGAAGAGGAGATCAACAAGATGGTCCAGGACGCCGAGTCGCATAAAGCGGAAGACGAGAAGCGCAAAGAGCTTGTCGACCTGCGCAACCAGGCGGATGCGATGATCGCCCAGACGGAAAAAGCGATGAAAGAGGCGGGCGAGAACATCGACGCCGGCGACAAAGCGGCGATCGAAAGCGCGATCAGTGCCCTCAAAGAGACGCTCAAGGACGAGAACGCGACCAAAGAGCAGATCGAAGAAAAGCTCAAAACGCTGACGGAAGCAAGCCACAAACTGGCCGAGCAGATGTACAAGCAGGAGCAGGGCGGTGCCGCGGCCTCCGAAGGCGCCAAGAAAGCCGACGACGACGTCATCGACGCCGAAATCGAATAA
- the grpE gene encoding nucleotide exchange factor GrpE: MSQEENKQNSEETLPNDEEMIEEMVSEEAEEVGSDLERVQMELDQLKDKYTRVHADFDNIKKRLEREKYQALEYAQEKFAKDLIPVVDSLEMAVKAADAEGMEAAELLAKVKEGVELTMKQFLSALEKHGIAAVGEDEPFDPNVHHAVQQVDSPDHESGEIVSTFQKGYKYKERTLRDAMVVIAN; the protein is encoded by the coding sequence ATGTCTCAAGAAGAAAACAAGCAAAACAGTGAAGAAACTTTGCCCAATGATGAAGAAATGATTGAGGAGATGGTTTCCGAAGAAGCGGAAGAGGTCGGTTCGGACCTTGAACGTGTTCAGATGGAACTGGACCAGCTCAAAGATAAATATACACGGGTTCACGCGGACTTCGACAATATCAAAAAACGTCTGGAACGCGAAAAGTACCAGGCACTCGAATATGCCCAGGAGAAGTTCGCGAAAGACCTGATCCCGGTCGTCGACTCGCTGGAGATGGCCGTCAAGGCCGCCGATGCCGAAGGTATGGAAGCTGCCGAGCTTCTGGCCAAGGTGAAAGAGGGCGTCGAACTGACGATGAAGCAGTTCCTCAGCGCCCTGGAAAAACATGGCATTGCGGCGGTAGGCGAAGACGAACCGTTCGATCCGAACGTCCACCACGCGGTACAGCAGGTGGACAGCCCGGACCACGAGAGCGGCGAGATCGTCAGTACCTTCCAGAAGGGGTACAAATACAAAGAGCGGACCTTGCGCGATGCAATGGTAGTGATCGCGAACTGA